The Bombus vancouverensis nearcticus chromosome 3, iyBomVanc1_principal, whole genome shotgun sequence genomic sequence AAATACTCAATGAAAAGGTATGTAATAGTTAATTTTtggtaacaaataaataaaaatatggaaatGGTTTATGACATTTAAACAAAGAATTGTTTGGATTTTTTTAGGTGTTATATGCATCATCCAATTTAGCACAACAAGCATGGATTACAGCGCAGCAAAGAGTTAATCTTAATCAGTTGATAATGTCTAAACCATACTGTACACCAGCATCTTGTTGTCAAAGAGCAAATACattggaaaattcaaattttgtcGATGTGTACAAGTATTTACGTTATCAGACATGTTTGTCATATGGGGAATTCTTAGGTGCTCTTAGAAAGTCTCCAAAGCTAATTGCATCATGTTTAGTTGAGGGGGACAAATTACTACCAGACTCTGTGCAAACTATAGTCCAATCATTAGCAGCTGGTTTATATGGTAGTTGTTTATTACCAGAGGATAAAATTTTGGTTTTAAAGTTACTGAAACATCTAATGCTGCTACAAATTGTACCATCTGATAATCCTCGGAGATTACTCAGACACAGCACATGTGCTTTCTCTAGGTTTTATTCAGTTTTTCATGAGAGTCTATTTTCAGCAAAGTTTTTCTTAACTGCTGCTTTACATAACCCTATTGTACAGTTATTAATGGAAGATGAAATGTTTCTTGATATTGACCCAGATAAAGCACCCATAAGATTTCCTCCATCTGAAAGATTAAAGAAATTTGGCAAGGAAGGTACTGCAGAGTATGAAATAAAGCTACAACGTTATAGACTCTGGACAATTAATTCTCTATTCCACATTACACAAAGATTTATAATCAGTATACGAGAAAATATGCATTGTTTTCCAAGTAGTGTATGTTGGTTGGTTAGACAGATGGCAGGACTTTTGGGAAAAAGTGGGAATGTTGATTCAAAAGAGGTACATGCAATGTGCACTGATTTGgtttttacatatttcatatGTCCTGCAATAGTAAATCCAGAGCCATATGGTATCACTGATGCGCCTATTAGCTACATTGCCCGATTCAATCTCATGCAAGTTGGACAAATTTTGCAAATGCTTTCCTTAATGAAATACCAGGCTGTTGACAGCAAAACATTTGATCTATACAAGAAGTTCGATAAGGATTCCGTTTCTTCTATAATAGATGCGATGGTGGACGGTGCAGAAGAACTCGAGGACGAGCCTAATATCATCGATAATAATAAACTTCGAGGTCTTTCTCGCTCCGCTGCTTTATTTACAGAAACGGAATTGAATACATTAATTACGTTTCTGCAAACTATAGCTAAAGAAACTACGGTAGAAAACGCTTCACGGTCCGCTGCGTTTGAAAAGAAACAATTGATTGATATGCTCTCTCAGTTACCTTCCGGTTCCTTAACTACTAATAAATTGGCGAACAATGCTTCTGTTGAAACTACCAACAAGAAGGGAGGTTTATTAGGAAAAGGTATGTCCAATCATTAGTTTTATTCCTTCGTTtcatcttttctcttttagtcCAATGACGAAATTCAGAATCGTCTCATACTTCACGATTTATATCGCGAAATGCTGatattaaatgtattttatttgatATCCTAAAATTAAACTTGTCTTTCGAATGTAcatgcaaatatatatttagcatTCTTCATAGGATTCAttgcatttttttttaaatgagaaaTTTCCAAGTATaatctttaaataaatatctttaacGTAAATcattcattaaagaaataaagtacGTACAAAGTTACGCGTTCTTACGCGTGTATAATTCAGTATTTAAGGATAAAGTGAAAGATAAATAAAGAAGTCGTATTTACCAAAAGAAGGGATATTAAACTTTGATTTCTCTAGGAAAGGGTCGAGGAATTCGAgtatcatcatcgtcatcataCTCGTCTAATACGACTAATGACGGGGTAGATGAATTGAATGGCACTTCAACCCCTGAAGAAGAATCTGTTGATAAAAATCCTCAAGATGTTCTTGTAATTCCATTTGGACCAAATACAGGAGAATTCGTAGGACTTCTTAGTGAACAAAAGGTATACATTAGTTTTTTTAACCGTCTGAGACCCAagcagcgcgatcgcgctgttTCGATTTTGTGTCCCActacatttgaacgctacggacgactgacggtattttgtatttcattgttatcttctcaataatttttattgaacaaaactttaaatatttataaactaatagtacgtatatataataatatatatgtatttcataaagTAACAATTATAACGAGCGCTATTGCGCCGCTTGATTTTCTTCGCAATCGATTAAGACAAGCGCTATCGCGCTGTTCGGGATTTATCGACCCTGTTTTTTCAATGACTCCTGGGACTCAAACAGTTAACCGATATTTAACTAAACGATAATCAACTGTTTGTCAAATGATtactttttctgttttttatatatatgataGGTGTTATGCACAGAACTTCAATCCAATATAGATAATGGTTCGGTTAATCTAAATCTTTCTGATGACATATCCAATGTGCATGACAGACAAAACAATTGTGGTGTTGAACGTACAGAAAGTCAAGAAAAAAAGACAAGATTTTCGCTATCTCATGATGAAGGTATTAAAATATTAGAAGTTAGTATTTGTACTTTATAAAGGATAATCATTAACATTGAATGTTATTAGTTTTATTCGATGGTTTTATCGGAAATACTTCGGATAATTTAGAAGCGGTATCAGAAGCTGCATCAAACCACAGTGTCGCTTCCTCGCTTGAATTGGAAACGGAAGATCAAAATGATAATCTCTCAGATATGGTATCTGCTAGTGTATCAGGACGAGGAACGCCTAATATATCAGGttttgttaaataaattttatttaagtgTAAGAGTAACGAGAATCGTATTGGATCATTTGACAATTGAATCTAGGTCGTGACACCCCGTCATCTCAAATTACCGAAGGAGATGAAGGACGGACAGTGGGTGAAACTCGACAATTAGATTTACCTCCGTCGAATATACCGACCAAACAAAGTCGATGCGAAATAGATGACAAGTTCtgtaaatttgaaattaaaaaattgattgaaggtatttaagaaataaaaagaaataatttcctATGAATACACaatatgtttatacatcttttaTTTTAACGTTTGCACTCGTACATTTTCAGGAGATGAAACTGTTTCGATGGTATCTGATACCTGGTCAACTGATGTTCTGGCTTCCGATAGCGAAATAATCGAGCAACAAGAGAAAGTATTGTATCCCCATTCGTCTGAGCAAACTCCTCCAGTTTTACCAACAACGTCAGAATCAGTACCACAAGCCGTACTAGATGTTAGCGAAACTGCATCGGAAGCATGGAGTACCGATGTATTAGCTAGTGATTCTGAAAGATTGACAGAGGTCGATACCGACGATACTGCTAGCGTTGCAAGGTATGCTATATAGATAATAGAAAAAGGAGACAATGgagaaataataaaacaatataaaagaaaaagaaagatgagGAAAATACAGAAAAAGTAGATGATGCATTAATTATTGTCATATTTTAGATCTGATGATACCGCAAGATCCGAAATCGAAGTTGAATCTCGTAGCGAAGCCGAAATAACCGAAAAAACCATGATACAAGCAATTCCTCGTAAGAACAGTTAATAATTTCAAACACATCTTATTACTtgatattcttattttatattcaatTCCTAGCACTTATATGAGTCCTTAATGTTTAGAAAATGTTACAACAACCGAATGTGTGTCAACAACGAATCTTCGATCGATATCGATGAGCCAGGAAAATATGCAATTTCCTACAACTGTTGTTCTTTCACCAACAAACTCTCTCTCGGCATCGTCCTTAAATGTAACTGGACAAAATGCAAGCAGGTCTGATTATCAATCAAGCGTGACAGAATATGTCGACAAAAATGCCAACAGCATTGACGGTAGCTCAACAAATTATGATAAATCCATATGCGAGGACAGATTAGTCCATCTCATAGACAAACTTCACATTGAGAATGGAAAAAGTCAAATGGAACAAACTTCTTCGACTCATAATCGTATCAGTGTAGCAGCAGTTGCACCAGCTTTATTATTAGCCAATCATATATCACCGCCCACATTGTCGAGCACAGAAAAATCGCACAATACCAACATAAAATTAGAGGTTtgttttttctaaattattgttattgttgttcTTAGTGCTACTACTATTTTAttcttactattattattattgttattattatattatctttGGTTTCTTCGATGCAATTGCACGTTTTTATATAGCATTCGACTGGTTGTTTAATAGTTACGGTATAGTTAATTTTCGAAGCGTGTTTTAGTCGCAGGAATTAGAAAGTAGCTTAGTCAGTTCGGTTGACGAAACTGTTAACGAAAATGGCCCGGACGGTGTTGTTGGATTAAGTACCGGGAGCTTGGCATCCAGCAGTAGTTCTGGTTCTGACACACGAATAAAAACTACAAGTTCGGAGTTGCCAATATCAATGGGAGCAATGAATGAGAGTTGCGATATGACGATCAATGACTGTCCGAAACCAACCGTATCCAGTGGAGCCATACCAAAAAGTATTAGCTTCGATATGACTGCGGAACGCGGAGACAAGGAATTGTTGGACGATgatcagaaaaataaaagaagtttTTTTGGAAAACTGAAAATGTCTCTGCGAAATCGACGGGGTAAGGCGATTCGTGGCACAGACGATATCGGCAGATGTTACGATCGAGAAGCCATCGGCGATAATATTGACATAGGACGACATAGATTACGTAGAATAATGTCAGAAGATGTGTCATCAGCCGGTAACCCGAGCGGTGGTAAATATTGCTTTCTTTAACATTTTGCATTGTAATAATCGTTGTAAAGGCAAaactaaaaaaaataaaaatgagggAAAAACATAGACACAAGGGAAGAAACGTTAATTTCAaggtaatgaaaattatttaaaaattttctagATAGTACGGACGATATCTTAGCTAAATACAGGAGGAAACCGAGTGCAGCAAGCGATACGGAAGTATCTGTAGAAAGTAATCAGTCTCGTACGAAAGAACCTACCGAGGATGAAAGGCTTCTTATAGATCCGAATAACATTGAGCTTTCCTACGCATTTGCTGATGcaaaaagaaaattgcgaatGGTACTTAGTACCGCTGATCTCCAACATATTCCTTGGAGTGCTGCATCCGAGGTGCTAAAGCTTGTAATCGTATTAAATGTTTCTTACAAATTGAGATTGAAACTGAACGTCATAATGCTAACAgaaaaaaaataacaatttatttgtTACAGCGGAATTATTGGTCGCAAAAAGAAAATGAATTAGTCGCCTTCCTGCAGTTGCAGTTGGCAGAAGCTATCAATTTACAAGACAGAGCGTTGATAGCGCATTTACACGAAACACTACGTTGCGTTAGATTATTTAACGACGACGGgtgtagaaaattatttaaatcgttGCGCGAAGATTACCAAAAACGATCTCCTTATATTGCGTATTTGATTAGATGTCGTCAAGGATTACTCTCTACATTGGCTCACTTGGATAGGTATAGTTACCGAccttttttctttaatattattaatttcttaatttctttaataatattcaAAGCAATGTTAATATCTTTACACAATTGTAGATTATGTATTAGAGTGAAATGTGATCGAGATGCTGTCAATAATCATCTTGTATCTGCTTGCGTGAAAGGTtttttagaaaaaaaagaatcCCTTTTACTACGTTTTTGTGATGAATTTAAAAAGTTAACATTAGCAGATGAAAAACAAGACTTGGTCGATAGCTTTCTAAGTAAACTTAATGCAAAAATAGACAATGATTCAATTTGGCAGTGTGAGTAAATGTTAATTAATTCGAGTTTACAAACAActtgatataatatattaattactatGGTTGTTTGTAAATGATTGCACTGTCAATATAGGTGCTTGCGAAAATCAACTAAATTTGGCAAGAGTTGTAGTTGAAAGGACTGTAATGGCACGTGTTTACCACAACGCGCTTTATCCAAATGGAGATGGTGACGTTTATAGGGACCAATTACTTCATGATCATATTAAAAAACTGGCCAATGTTGTAACACCGAACCACAAGGATTTACGAATTCCTAAAATATACCATTACGAATGTCCCTGGCCATGGGCTCAAGCGGAATTAGCTGTGATATCAGCATATAAGACACCTAGAGATAAGTTGCAATGTGTCTTTCGTTGTGCTACCACCATCATGAACTTGCTTTCGATGGCAACCGAGAGGGGAGTACCCGCAGCCGATGATCTAATTCCTGTATTAGTCTACGTTATCATTAAAGCAAGTGTTTCATTccactttctttcttttcaacttGTATGTGTATATACAAGTTGGTTGTTAATATTTGACACTAAGGATAGTAATAGTTTCTTCGATTATATTTTCAGACTAACCCACCGTCCTTGCTTTCCACTATACAATATGTGGATAGTTTCTATGGGAATCGATTAGGAGGAGAAGAACAATATTGGTGGACGCAATTTTGTTCCGCGATTGAATTTATAAAGACTATGGATTAAGTTGCACTTAATAACAAGTTATCGCCGGAACATGTAGAAATAGTGTATCATAATTTTCATTGTCGCTGTCATatcttttcaataatttttattattactatcaCGTTATTATAGTCGTAATATCAATCTTCATATCATTTCTTGTGAAATTGTTATTCTCGTCCTTTTCAATAGCTTTATTGTTATTGCTGTctattatttttgttaaaattgcttctactattattatttctattgtATATCTATCAGATATTTCTGTTAATCTTGCTGTCCTTACCAACATTACTAGCACCACTCTCATTGTCACATTtatcttaattaatttcaaatatcaattattattattatcgtcacTATCATCATtgccatcatcatcatcatcgtcgttattattatttatattattaatatgtaataataataataataataataataataataataataattgttgtCGTTATTACTGTCAACATTCATAATCTTACAGTATGGCATTGTACATTGCAATCAGTATTGATATTACTAATatcattattttcaattttttttgttttcacaTTATATATAACAATGATTTCTAAGCACAAAAATGATTCTAGTTATTCCTTTTTAAAACTATCAATAACAAGCCACTATAGTAAACatattgtatattgtttttTTATCTTAGGAGATGCATCTATCTTTCAATGATTTCTCTAGAATAAACTATCAAAAACAAAAttcatttaatatataaaatatcaattttaatcAAAAGATAAGCCTATATAGGGAAGGAATTCATATTGCATTTGTTTAAACACAAAATTCTAAACCCATTGCTGATATTACTTTCTAAACTAACACTATATTAACTCAGTTAAATAATAGAcaccatatacatatgtatgtatgtaaatacAAGTAATTTTTATTAGTCGTGTTTAGTAATATTATAGATAAGATACTTACAAAACCTGGTTTTTTGTATGTCTGTGCTAACATGTCATACTATTTTTAcaaattagaataaaataattacgtttAAAAGTAATAGATAGAAATTATAATGATTCAAAAACCAATTCTTTTAAATAGTTCTTTGTGATAATTaaaactttttcattttttctttttctcttcttttgcaTATTGTAtcgtataaattaaaatattttccaatatattCAGTAAGCTTTAATTTAATTCCTGAATAGTTCAAGAATTTGCCTTGTACatcaagaaatttaatttttaaattttattatagagGTATTATATAACTCCTCAATTGTACAGCGGTCAGTATCCCTATTTGTTACACAGGAGACCGGAGTTCGACTCCTCATTGGGAATCAATCTGTCTTCTTATCCATCTGCCGCCGCTAGATGGTTATAGTGTTCCATGATTCTATGGTGTCGGTCAAACATCTATTCTAATAATGTTTATGATTAGATATGATAGTTTAACTAGAgtagatatatttataatatgagTTACTTGTATTTTACATACATTAGCAGCGAATTTAAGGTTAGGTACGAAATGAAAtagattatattgaaatttctttttattatattataatgttatatatcgtaatttaaaaagaaatctaTTGCAGAGGTTACTGTAAATGTTGTAAAAATAAaggttaaatttaaataaaataattttgttaatgCTAACCAATTAGATCATTCAAAAACGTACTATATACACATGCACATGAAAATACAGTAATATGATGTGAGACATATGGTTTGaagtaataataacaataatttaaaatagcgaaaaataattaaataagaatataaaatgTCGAGACGTCCAGAACATCTAGCACCACCTGAACTGGTAAGAATAAACATTTAAATTGATTGTGACAGTGATGTTTTTAtctgtcttcttttttattGCAGTTCTACAATGAGTTAGAAGCTCAAAAATATACGCAAAAGTAAGATCTCTAATAatggtatattttttaattattatagcCTTTGActttaaacaaatatatttgaaaacttGTTCTCCATAGTTCTCGAATGATAGATATACAAAATCAAATGTGTAGACGGGCCATAGAACTTCTTCTATTACCAAAAGATAAGACTTCTTTACTCTTAGATATTGGTTGTGGTTCTGGTTTAAGTGGCAGTGTAATCGAGGAAAATGAACATGTATGGATAGGAATCGATATATCTTCAGCAATGCTTGGCAAGTATATCGAAAATTGTATACTTTCAATAagataatattttgtttaattttaacTATTTTCATTACATGTATCCAACAGGTGTAGCATTAGAAAGAGAAGTAGATGGAGATTTAATTTTAGGAGATATGGGCCAAGGAATGCCATTTAAAGCAGGATGTTTTGATGGAGCAATTAGTATTTCTGCGTTACAATGGTTATGTAACGCAGATAAAAATTCACATGATCCATCAAGacgattatataaatttttttctaCCTTGTTTTCATGTTTGTCGAGATCAGCTAGAGCTGTGTTTCAATTTTACCCTGAAAATAGCGAACAAATTGAATTAATTACAACACAAGCAACAAAAGCAGGCTTTTATGGAGGCGTGATTATAGATTTTCCAAATAGTACTAAAGCAAAAAAATACTTTTTAGTTTTAATGACAGGTGGACCTTCTGTTCTTCCACAAGCTTTAGGTGTGAATGAACTTAACTCAAATGTCTCTTACACATCTAGAAGGTTAAGTTCCACATTGCTTTGA encodes the following:
- the Gapvd1 gene encoding GTPase activating protein and VPS9 domains 1 isoform X1, whose product is MSSANSVESLGTLQWDIIELANHLRQERLFVTSEQQNLQILNEKVLYASSNLAQQAWITAQQRVNLNQLIMSKPYCTPASCCQRANTLENSNFVDVYKYLRYQTCLSYGEFLGALRKSPKLIASCLVEGDKLLPDSVQTIVQSLAAGLYGSCLLPEDKILVLKLLKHLMLLQIVPSDNPRRLLRHSTCAFSRFYSVFHESLFSAKFFLTAALHNPIVQLLMEDEMFLDIDPDKAPIRFPPSERLKKFGKEGTAEYEIKLQRYRLWTINSLFHITQRFIISIRENMHCFPSSVCWLVRQMAGLLGKSGNVDSKEVHAMCTDLVFTYFICPAIVNPEPYGITDAPISYIARFNLMQVGQILQMLSLMKYQAVDSKTFDLYKKFDKDSVSSIIDAMVDGAEELEDEPNIIDNNKLRGLSRSAALFTETELNTLITFLQTIAKETTVENASRSAAFEKKQLIDMLSQLPSGSLTTNKLANNASVETTNKKGGLLGKGKGRGIRVSSSSSYSSNTTNDGVDELNGTSTPEEESVDKNPQDVLVIPFGPNTGEFVGLLSEQKVLCTELQSNIDNGSVNLNLSDDISNVHDRQNNCGVERTESQEKKTRFSLSHDEVLFDGFIGNTSDNLEAVSEAASNHSVASSLELETEDQNDNLSDMVSASVSGRGTPNISGRDTPSSQITEGDEGRTVGETRQLDLPPSNIPTKQSRCEIDDKFCKFEIKKLIEGDETVSMVSDTWSTDVLASDSEIIEQQEKVLYPHSSEQTPPVLPTTSESVPQAVLDVSETASEAWSTDVLASDSERLTEVDTDDTASVARSDDTARSEIEVESRSEAEITEKTMIQAIPRKNKNVTTTECVSTTNLRSISMSQENMQFPTTVVLSPTNSLSASSLNVTGQNASRSDYQSSVTEYVDKNANSIDGSSTNYDKSICEDRLVHLIDKLHIENGKSQMEQTSSTHNRISVAAVAPALLLANHISPPTLSSTEKSHNTNIKLESQELESSLVSSVDETVNENGPDGVVGLSTGSLASSSSSGSDTRIKTTSSELPISMGAMNESCDMTINDCPKPTVSSGAIPKSISFDMTAERGDKELLDDDQKNKRSFFGKLKMSLRNRRGKAIRGTDDIGRCYDREAIGDNIDIGRHRLRRIMSEDVSSAGNPSGDSTDDILAKYRRKPSAASDTEVSVESNQSRTKEPTEDERLLIDPNNIELSYAFADAKRKLRMVLSTADLQHIPWSAASERNYWSQKENELVAFLQLQLAEAINLQDRALIAHLHETLRCVRLFNDDGCRKLFKSLREDYQKRSPYIAYLIRCRQGLLSTLAHLDRLCIRVKCDRDAVNNHLVSACVKGFLEKKESLLLRFCDEFKKLTLADEKQDLVDSFLSKLNAKIDNDSIWQCACENQLNLARVVVERTVMARVYHNALYPNGDGDVYRDQLLHDHIKKLANVVTPNHKDLRIPKIYHYECPWPWAQAELAVISAYKTPRDKLQCVFRCATTIMNLLSMATERGVPAADDLIPVLVYVIIKTNPPSLLSTIQYVDSFYGNRLGGEEQYWWTQFCSAIEFIKTMD
- the Gapvd1 gene encoding GTPase activating protein and VPS9 domains 1 isoform X2; protein product: MSSANSVESLGTLQWDIIELANHLRQERLFVTSEQQNLQILNEKVLYASSNLAQQAWITAQQRVNLNQLIMSKPYCTPASCCQRANTLENSNFVDVYKYLRYQTCLSYGEFLGALRKSPKLIASCLVEGDKLLPDSVQTIVQSLAAGLYGSCLLPEDKILVLKLLKHLMLLQIVPSDNPRRLLRHSTCAFSRFYSVFHESLFSAKFFLTAALHNPIVQLLMEDEMFLDIDPDKAPIRFPPSERLKKFGKEGTAEYEIKLQRYRLWTINSLFHITQRFIISIRENMHCFPSSVCWLVRQMAGLLGKSGNVDSKEVHAMCTDLVFTYFICPAIVNPEPYGITDAPISYIARFNLMQVGQILQMLSLMKYQAVDSKTFDLYKKFDKDSVSSIIDAMVDGAEELEDEPNIIDNNKLRGLSRSAALFTETELNTLITFLQTIAKETTVENASRSAAFEKKQLIDMLSQLPSGSLTTNKLANNASVETTNKKGGLLGKGKGRGIRVSSSSSYSSNTTNDGVDELNGTSTPEEESVDKNPQDVLVIPFGPNTGEFVGLLSEQKVLCTELQSNIDNGSVNLNLSDDISNVHDRQNNCGVERTESQEKKTRFSLSHDEVLFDGFIGNTSDNLEAVSEAASNHSVASSLELETEDQNDNLSDMVSASVSGRGTPNISGRDTPSSQITEGDEGRTVGETRQLDLPPSNIPTKQSRCEIDDKFCKFEIKKLIEGDETVSMVSDTWSTDVLASDSEIIEQQEKVLYPHSSEQTPPVLPTTSESVPQAVLDVSETASEAWSTDVLASDSERLTEVDTDDTASVARSDDTARSEIEVESRSEAEITEKTMIQAIPQNVTTTECVSTTNLRSISMSQENMQFPTTVVLSPTNSLSASSLNVTGQNASRSDYQSSVTEYVDKNANSIDGSSTNYDKSICEDRLVHLIDKLHIENGKSQMEQTSSTHNRISVAAVAPALLLANHISPPTLSSTEKSHNTNIKLESQELESSLVSSVDETVNENGPDGVVGLSTGSLASSSSSGSDTRIKTTSSELPISMGAMNESCDMTINDCPKPTVSSGAIPKSISFDMTAERGDKELLDDDQKNKRSFFGKLKMSLRNRRGKAIRGTDDIGRCYDREAIGDNIDIGRHRLRRIMSEDVSSAGNPSGDSTDDILAKYRRKPSAASDTEVSVESNQSRTKEPTEDERLLIDPNNIELSYAFADAKRKLRMVLSTADLQHIPWSAASERNYWSQKENELVAFLQLQLAEAINLQDRALIAHLHETLRCVRLFNDDGCRKLFKSLREDYQKRSPYIAYLIRCRQGLLSTLAHLDRLCIRVKCDRDAVNNHLVSACVKGFLEKKESLLLRFCDEFKKLTLADEKQDLVDSFLSKLNAKIDNDSIWQCACENQLNLARVVVERTVMARVYHNALYPNGDGDVYRDQLLHDHIKKLANVVTPNHKDLRIPKIYHYECPWPWAQAELAVISAYKTPRDKLQCVFRCATTIMNLLSMATERGVPAADDLIPVLVYVIIKTNPPSLLSTIQYVDSFYGNRLGGEEQYWWTQFCSAIEFIKTMD
- the LOC117154003 gene encoding 18S rRNA (guanine-N(7))-methyltransferase, translating into MSRRPEHLAPPELFYNELEAQKYTQNSRMIDIQNQMCRRAIELLLLPKDKTSLLLDIGCGSGLSGSVIEENEHVWIGIDISSAMLGVALEREVDGDLILGDMGQGMPFKAGCFDGAISISALQWLCNADKNSHDPSRRLYKFFSTLFSCLSRSARAVFQFYPENSEQIELITTQATKAGFYGGVIIDFPNSTKAKKYFLVLMTGGPSVLPQALGVNELNSNVSYTSRRERVKKTKGKYLKNSKEWIIEKKERRRKQGRKVPEDSKYTGRRRCGRF